From the Limanda limanda chromosome 7, fLimLim1.1, whole genome shotgun sequence genome, the window GGGATGGTGCCGATTATTCTGTGTTGCATATCTATATTTCGGATTGTAAAATGTGTGTCAATAGTTTCTctaacattaatattaacaacTTACTTTATTTCGTattcatttaaatgcaaaacgcattgtgtatgtatgtgtatacatATACAATTTGATGCCTTAGTTGAAGGCGTTTAACCTGGATTTATTTTGAGTATTTTGTTTCGGGCGAGATGTTGGAGCAGAAATTCAATTTTTGCTTCAACAGTGAATCAGATTTTCAGAATAATTCCATATAGCTTAAAGATCTTACTCATCACCTTTCACCAATATACACTCATGGTTTTCATGGTCTGTAAGTGGGTGGAGGTTCTTACTCAGGGATGTGACCAAGACTTACATACTAACTGATCAGTTGCAGCTGGTAACTGAGATGCCTTGCCAAGTTCCTTAGGATAATTAGTCATTCATATACTAACTATTCAGTATTATTCCACATAGTTGCCAGGGAGCGGTGCAATTATTCATCCTGAGCTATAAAAGTAATTAAGAGTTAAAATAAATGCAAGTCCAGTATTCACAAGGggttttcatatttattcttttttgtcCAGATAATCAgattctggtttgtttgttctgtattttttttcttggggCGACTTGTTGAGGCAGGTTTAAATGCAGTAAAAACACATGGGTCTTGAGCAAAATAATTTAGAGCACAGTAGCGATATGTGCTTTGCATTTTAGAATGCTGCAGAGGGAGCGAACTCTAGCAGCTTATGTAGTAATAAAGGACAAGGTACGTCACGTGGTTTTTCGTGATTTTGGTTAAGGTGTATTCGTTGTGTGCAATAAAGAAACTAAACCTAGGGGGAAATGCTAAAGTTTACAACTCGAAGAACAAACAAACTAGAAAATCTAAAACAGATCATCTTGGACTTTAAATGGAtttatggtttatttttaaTGCACCTGGCTGCTGTTTGGATTAAAGGTCTTAAAACACTTCTCTCACATTCGGACACTGCATGGATGGGCACTTTTTCCTTCTTTGAGTGCACCAACACCCCTCTGTTTCTAAACGGGCAAATCAAGAGCCACTTCACTGAACTTCCTTACACGTGTGGAGCACCGTTTCCTTTTCACTAGTATATTTAGTAAGCTCTTACAATCTGCAATTTGAGCTCCTCAACTGTTATTTTGCTTCCCcattactgctgctgctcttccctCATCAGCTGCAGGAGTACTGATTACTGCTACTCCTGAGATGGCTGTTCCCACAGTGAACAAAGAAGTGCCACTGGAGAATCCTACAGAACCCCCTGCTCCTGCCCAAGAGATAAGCCCCCCCGAAACTAGCATTGAGTCTCGAATTGATGCACCAAATGGTGTTGCTGCAGCTCAAGAAATAGccgaacaaacagaaaagagtgGTCTGGAAGCATCTCCAGTACCAGCTGCTGACCCAGCAGAGGCTTCCGCTGGTCTGCCAGTCCCTGAAGAGTCCGTGCCTTCACCCGAAGCTCCAACTGAAGAGGTGCAAAGTCAGGAATCTGTGGTTGCTGTTGAAGAATTGGTTGTTGAAGAGGCTAAGCAGATTCCTGTTGAAGCTAATCCCTCAGGAGAAGAGACGGAAACAGTGGCAGAAGAAATGCCAGGTGATCCTGAACCATCTGCTCCGGAACCATCTCCTCCTAAAGCTTCTGCTCCTGAACCATCTGCTCCGGAACCATCTCCTCCTAAACCTTCTGCTCCCGAACCCTCTGCTCCTGAAGATGTCAGTTTAAACGGCGAAGACGCAAAAATTGAAGTAGAGAGTCCAATAAACCTTACCCTGAATGCAACTCAAGAAGTATTGCCTGCTGTTGTGAACATTGACGTGGCCACTCAAAAGGAAAATCTCGTCAAAGAACCTGTTATACTTCTTCCCAAGGCCGTTCAGTCTAAGGGGACCGCCAAATGTGAAGGCCCACCTATTACCACTCGCCACCTGTCAGGTTGGTCTTAGCAGCGTCCCCTCCCCCCCAACCTTTTTGAATTGTATTTCTGGAGCGCTCCCTCTTATTCAGGATCAGTAGAAACGACTTGTTTTCCACCCAACAAAATTGTAGGGACAATTTTGATTGGGGAAAGTTGGCTAAATTAAGGTCATTCTGCAGCCTAGGTTGCAGTGATTGTTCAGTGTGGGTCATTGCTCTTTCAGCGTTAAATCTTGTTTTCGTCTCCAAGTCCTCAACTGTTATCATCTGTAAAAGGTTAATTATTCTTTCTCCATAACCGGTTTCATACAATCAGTTACAAGAGTTGTcattaaaatggaaataaaatttaaaatacatacacattttttaaagacaaaataaattattgaaTCACCTGTCCCTTGAAGTAATATAGAGATGTATGAAATTTTATGtgcatctttctttttttaagtgcATCCTGACTAAATGTAGATTGTGGTTTTCTGTGTGGAGGTTGGTATTGTGCATTTTGAGTGGCAGTTTGTGTCAAACTTTGAAATAAGGCAGGTCCTTTTCCTAACCCTAAAAATATGGTTGCATCTTGGTTTGTTAACTGGCATGAGTAAGACTTAAATAATCcaggtaaaaaaaattaaagaatctTTTTCTATTCAGCTACACCTCCTGCCCCAGCTTCTTCCCAGCAACCTCAGGCCGCTTCTGGCTCTGCTAAGCCCAAAGGCAAAGATGCCAAGAGTGCTCAGGGTTCCTCTGCCCCAAAGGCTGTCCCTGGCAGAAGAAAACGCTCTTCTAtgtctgcctcttcctcctctccaacATCTCCTAAATCTACTCCCTCTACCCCCCTGTCACCTGTGACTTCTCCCTTAGCTGCCTCACCTGCTAGTTCCACTGCTCATCATTCTAACCGCTCTACTCCAAAAGTTGTCAAGGCTGGCAAGCAAGGAAAACCTAAGAAAGGAGAGGCATTTGTGCCTGCCCCTCAGGAGTGCAAGgttacagcagcagaggctCCATTAGCTGAAGCTAAACATGCCCCGGTTGAGACAAAAAAACCCTCACCTGCTGCTTTTAAAGTTACTTCAAAGCCTGCTGTAGCTGCACCAGTTTCTTTTTCAGAAACTCTTCCCTCAAGCCCTCCCAAACCATTTGAAGTTAAAGTGGCCTCATCAAAAACTGttactgcagctgctgctgatgaaatGCCTGAACTTATCCCATCTGAAAAGTCAATTCAAATGCCTGTAATTGTACCTCTTGTTGAGAAACCTGCTCCTGTCGAGGCCAAACCGGCACCTGTTGAGGCTGCTAAGCCAGCTGCTGAGGCTAAACCTGCCCCAGTTGAGGCTTCTAAGCCAGCTGTTGAGGCTAAACCTGCCCCAGTTGAGGCTGCTAAGCCAGCTGTTGAGGCTAAACCTGCCCCAGTTGAGGCTGCTAAACCTGCCCCAGTTGAGGCTTCTAAGCCAGCTGTTGAGGCTAAACCTGTCCCAGTTGAGGTAAAGCCAGCTGTCAAGGCTAAACCTGCCCCAGTTGAGGCTGCTAAGCCAGCTGTTGAGGCTAAACCTGTCCCAGTTGAGGTTAAGCCAGCTGTTGAGGCGAAACCTGCCCCAGTTGAGGCTGCTAAGCCAGCTGTTGAGGCCAAACCTGCCCCCGTTGAGGTAAAGCCAGCTGTCGAGGCTAAACCTGCCCCAGTTGAGGCTGCTAAGCCAGCTGTTGAGACCAAACCTGCCCCCGTTGAGGCTGCTAAGCCAGCTGTTGAGGCCAAACCTGCCCCTGTTGAGGCTGCTAAGCCAGCTGTCGAGGACAAACCTGCCCCAGTTAAGGATGTTAAGCCGGCTGCAGAGGCCAAACCTATTACTGAAGAGGTTCCTAAACAAGTCAAGGAAATtaaagctgctcctgctgaggTTTTAAAACCAGATGTCAAGCCTGCACCTGTTGAGGTTGTCAAGCCAGTTGCAGAACCTAAACCAGCTGCCGCTGAGGTTACCAAGCAGGCTCCTGTTAAGGATGCTAAACTAGAAACTGTGGTGAAATTGGTTGAGGTCAAGGCTGCACCTGAAGAGGTTGCCAAGCCTGCTAAGCCCGCAGCTGAAACTTCACCCGCTCCCTTAAAACCAGCTATCGCTGAGCCTGCTGTTCCTGCCCCAGCTCCTCGTAAACTCACATTTGCAGAGGCACTTGCAAAACCTGTCCCTGTTAAACCTGAGgttgagaaaataaatactATTTCTGAACCCATCTCATCACCCAAACCTGCCCCCACACCTGCTAAAACACCAGCCAAGTTGGAGCCTGAGATCAAGGATAAgggtattttctttttcctctctttctgtgcATCTATTTTTCCAACTGTCACTGCCACCTGGCATCTACTGCAATACTTAGATATGTCATTCTCCAAGgtcatgacaaaaaaaagggttagggttcggaAGTTTTTTTACGCTTTAAACAATGAGGTGCTATACAGCTGTCATAATGAATGGTCCTATTTTGGGGGGAAATTTGTTCTATAGTGTTTTTTGCCCTTTTATTTTTGATCATACGATGTCAGGTGTTAATTGGTTAAAATGTCTTGATGGTCTGGTTAATATGGTTTTAAAATACAGGGGAATTGTTCTCAATACACCCAGAGTGTACAGTTGAATTAAATTTGAGTGAGCATTAAGTTTTGGCAATACAAATGTGTTTCTATATTTTCCAGGAATGATTGCAGCTTATTTGCAGGAAAACTCAGGTCTGTAACCATGTTAAATGCACCATTTTGTAACTAATGGTCTCCTGTTGGTTTCTGTAGGATCTGGCACTGAGTCAGACAGCGATGACTCAGTCCCTGATCTGGAGGAACAGgactctgcacagacacagacacagcaggCCCAGGTGAGTCTTCATTCTGCTTTCTAATATTTTTCTGCCTTGAGTCCAAACGTACCAGTTCGACTCATGTTAAACCTTTAATGTAGATGTTATGGTTTTCTGACTCTTCTGTGATTATTAATACAGTGACTTTCGTTCTTCTGAGTATACTGAAGCCAACCTCTGttctgagaagagaaaaaacttTTATGAGTGACTAGCATGGGAATTATTAGTTTATTTACTTGTTGACCTTAAATGTGGATGAATGTTCTCTTAAAGcttgcagcagctgctgagatCGACGAGGAACCTGTCAGCAAAGCCAAACAGAGCCGCAGTGAAAAGAAGGCACGGAAGGTACTGGTCTTAaccttttttcttatttaatgcAACAATGTTTTTCTTGATCACTTTGTAGCAATTCAAAGTGGACAcattttaaagatatatttatatttcttccAGGCAATGTCAAAGCTTGGTCTCAGGCAGGTAACAGGGGTCACCAGGGTCACAATTCGCAAATCAAAGAACATCTTGTTTGTCATCACCAAACCAGACGTCTACAAGAGCCCTGCATCAGACACATACATCGTCTTCGGTGAAGCTAAGGTATGAAGCCGAAATGACACCTGTGTTTGTCCCTTCCTATGGAGTTTAATGAACTTACTGTTTTAAcaagttttactttttataaGCGCAGAAAAGACTCACTGAGTATTTCAGTCAAGGTGTGAGTGCAGAACATCAGCTCAAATGTTAATGTCATGTATTGGTGTCTCACTTTGCTCTCTCCCTCGCACTACAGATTGAAGATCTTTCCCAGCAAGCCCAGCTGGCTGCCGCAGAAAAATTCAAGGTACAGGGAGAAGCTGTATCAAACAtccaagaaaacacacagacgccAACAGTACAGGAGGAAAGCGAAGAAGAAGAGGTTAGATGCAGTTTTACTCAAGTAACACAAttgaatatgaattatttaatgaTCTGAGGAGTTAAACATTTTTCTGCTCTATTTTTTTCTCAGGTTGATGAGACCGGAGTTGAGGTTAAAGACATTGAACTCGTCATGTCGCAAGCCAACGTGTCGCGGGCGAAGGCTGTACGGGccctgaaaaacaacaataacgaCATTGTCAATGCTATTATGGTAAGACTTAAACAAACTTTTCTAGTGTCTGTTTGGATTGATTATACTCATCAAGCCATATTAAACTCTTCACTGATGATTGATACAGTGACTTTCGTTCTTCTGAGTTTCACTGAAGCTAACATTTTCTGTCCTGAGAAGAGAGAAACTCTCctaattggaaaaaaaaatcttagaAACATTTGCTTACAAACTTTTCTTGTTCCCTCTGCAGGAGTTGACGATGTAATGGGACCGTGTCAACGAGGAGTTGGAGAAATGTTGCTGATCTAATCTAAGCTCGTTTATACAATTTATACCCAAGATGGAAATAAAGTTGTGGCTtgataaaatgaaatatttgtgtttgctgttcatTGTTAAATGGGGGCAGTGGGTGGCTTATTGCTGTGGATGATAAGCCTGGTCCAGGAAAGGATGGAACAGGTGAATTTATACAGGGGACTACtggaaatattaatttattattttcatgtttcttcTATTTTCTATACCTACACATTCCTTATTTAGAGGTAGTAGATACCTCAGCTTTTTATGTTCAGGACATTAAGCTTTTTCCTTCCCCGACTTTTCACCTACCTTTTTGTAGTTGTCTAAAGAGGAAACATGGAGGTGTATGACGTGCAACAAAGAGCCCCCACCCGGGGGCACTCCACTTTGAGCTTTACTTGATCATTAACAGGCTTGTAGGGCAGAGGTGAATAGACAACTCTTTGTCCAGAGTTGATTAGTTTACTAAAATATCAATTTGTTCAACCCAATAGACTGCTGTTAGTCCAATCAGCTTGCAACACCCTGATGTACAAAACGTGATGATTGATGAAGGTTATCAATGTAGTACCTATACAATCAACAGATTTTAGTGCTCTTATGATAAATAAGATATGAAAAAGGCAGGTCTGTTACTTTTTATCGATTTTGTCTTTTCgccatttaataaaataaaaactaattcAATGTAGCACTTGTCTTCTTTTCGACTTAAAATGACTAATGTAACATTGGCTCAGAAGTTCTTTATAAAGACACGAGTGCGACACACCCATCCTACAGTCACACACTTGATCTTAATTAGACTCGGAGCACCTCCTCCCCTCAAATGTTTTGTGACTGTTGTTATGGCTGCACCCATCTTCTACCCAGCCACACCCCAGGAGACCTGTCCTCTGGAGATGGTACAGTCACGTCGGCCTGGACTCCAGAGATGAATGCGACAGAAGAGTGAAGCAACAATCTGCAATTTCATTCTTATCAAATAATTGTACTTCAATGAAAATATATTATGCAATTCTAATAAACAAATGGGAgacaattaaattatattttggaTTATAAATCCTAAAAGGACCAGTAAACTTTGGTGTCATCTTGAATATTGGATTACTTCGAGAAGAACTCATTTTTGGGGAATTATCTTCTAACATGaatattttttatcttgtgtCCTATCAGAATATACTGCATTCATCTTGATTTTTGTTgtagatttaaaatgtttaatgtcCTTAATAATTGACACAATATGAAATTAACAGGAACACTTTGCCTCATTAAGCCCCAGCCAAGTCATGAGAATTTTTTAACCAGATTTTCAGCGATGAATTCTGTAGATAGTCtgcataaacattttaaatctaaacGTGAAGCCCAAATCTAAATGTAAATCCtaattaaaactgtttttatctATATCTAACCCAAGCAAATATAGCCCCTCATTAAtaataaagattcctttgatctatgaccactgtcactgcaggagtggagttgtttcttacggctcagcatcaaaggattcatagCCTGTGTATGTGTAATCAAACTCTGACACAACATCACAGTCACATCGTCTTTGATCTCTGAGTTAGTTTGTGTCTCAATCTTATTGTGATGAcacatctcaatttgaagtcgATCTGATGCAAGCCCTGGTACTACCTCAaggtaaaaatgtggaatatggccaaaatggtcacTAAATGCATAAATTGCACttatagacttttttgtttgtctggaaaTGATACATCTGTGTatagatttttgtgaagatcggtcaatgtgaacacgttccgggggtctcggtgggcaccgttgagccattttgccacgcccattgaaaatttgtccagaatacgtaaatgttctccactttctaattttctgcaaattttagTAAGAATTTTTGTATGTTAAAGCCCTCataaagccaattcatttgcctgaaaataataataataatccgtACAATTTCagtagggcctcactgtctgtcagtgcctgtcagttcTCCGGCCCTTATAATAAactgtattaattaaaatacagTATTGACAGAAGCTTTGAAAGTTAAATACAGTTAAATCAACTAGAGACAACTATAATAGTTATGTATTGTAAAGTGTTGTTTAAATCTATTATAATGTATTGTAAAGActtgtataaatataattataaagcATTGTAAAGAGTTGTTTAAATGTAACAGtaatatattgtttatatataatagtaatatattttaaagaGGTACAGCTCAGTATAAGAGtgttgatctctctctctctccccctcctcctccctctctccctcctccactgaCTCCGTAGAAAATCACATTAACTTCTAGAAGCGTCTCTTGCGCTGCAGCTGCGCCAGGGCTGCTATTCACGTCGAGAGATACGCAGGAGCatccggagcagcagcagcacagtgcaCAGGACCGAGGCTGTTGCAGTGACTGTGTGTGGGCAGCATTCCTGGTTCTTCACGGGCGTTACCGAGCTTCTTCTCCCGGGATTGTTTTACCTTTCGAGAACCGAGACTCACTTCGACCCCAGACATGTAAGTTGTTGGAAGTTAAAGTGATGATGAAAGGACGGGGGTGTGGGGGAAAGTGCAATGGAGTCACACGCTTAGCAagctagctagttagcattAGCCGTCCGCGAACATGCTTTCGCCGAGGCGGGAGGTTGGCCTTTCCCCAGTGAGCTGCTAGCTAACCGGGCACTCGCTGCTTCTTGGACCGGGTTTAAAAACCCCAGCTCGGCCCCTCACAGGTCCGGGATCCCGGTACCAGCAGCctacttttcttctttttgttacCCGGGGTTCGAGTCAGGTGCACCGCATGGCTCAAGTAAGGCTACGGCCAAAGTCAGCGTTGTTAGCCTGGCTAGCAGAGAGTGTTCATTGATCACCAGGTTAGCTCCGTGTCAGGTGTCGGGAAATCGCCGGCTAGCGGGAGAAACCCGGGCTTTAGCGACGTGAAAACGGGTTTGCTAGCTCGATCGAGAAGTTGTGGAAGAAAGGGAGCCAACGAGGATTAGCCAACATTCGTCCGAGGCTAGCTTCATATTAGTCCGCGATCATCTGTAAGAGGATTTGCTTAATGACGCCATCAGTTAAATGCTACGAAGAGAGAATAATACCCACAATAAATACACGGTGCGTGTACTACTACCAGTgaaaactgaattaaaaaacCCACACTTATATATTTGGTGGTGGTTATTGATTAGTTATAACCACAGTTAAGTGTGTACTGCAGATCTACAGCCGAGTGAGGGTTGTATCAGAATCACATTATCATTGtggtctatttaaaaaaaacgtggTTTCTTTCTGGCTCTACTCATCTGGTTTTACAGCTACACCTTTAAAGTTGGACTTTAGACTAAGGTGATAAATCAATTTTTCGCTCAACCCATTCCTCTGAACATCacgttttttttatcaaattaaacCAAGACTATGTTTAAAtccacacaaattaaaatctggatcttattttattgtttcaCGAACTGCAAatgagatgatttaaatgattaacCGATTATCAAATTAGATTCTAGGTCAATTTAACAGTtaagtattatttttattttactgttaaatCACTTAATAATAAGGATTTAATTAACATGCCCACTATATAGTATTCCACAGTAGATGATTTAATCCTGTTCTAAATTGAAAAGTATCCCAAAGTAACTTCTGTTTTTatcatatgaatatattttataattaaaatcGACTTGAACATTGGAAACGCTGAGATGAACCCGTCCAAACCATCTTGTTAATGTGTCCAACTGTAACCAGAGGCTTTGTGGCAACCTGATACAAGGGCTTTTTAATGGAAGCCTATTGTCTCGACCTGATGTCCTATAAACAGCATTCATATGTATAATCTGTTTTACGAGTTGTAGATCTGGGGAACTCTAAGAATGAATGAACAGTTTAGAATTGTTATTAGAAAATTTACTCTTGTTGTTATTGAACCAAATCAAATTTAATAGGCACAGCAAATTACAAATGCACACTCAATGTAACAGACTGTTTACATTGGTTTatatttccctctttcttttcacaGGCATCCAGCAACCGCCAAGTGGTACGACAGGAGGGACGCTGTTTTTATAGAGTTCTGTGTAGCAGACAGCAAAGATGTTAAAGTCACATTTGATAAAGCAAAGTTTGGTTTCACGTAAGTTTGTCTCATGTAGACTCTAAAAATATTAAGTTGTCATTTCCTTGTTCCTTTGTTGTTTGTTAAGTATCCTAGTCAAACTTCTGGGACAATATCCTTGGCTTAACACAGAATCTGGGCTCTTGTTCATCACACCTGGTCTTCTAGCtcacaaaggaggaggagtctgagaCTAATACAGGAGTGGTGTCCAATCAGAGAGCCACAGAAAACTAGATGCAAACATTgaacacattttcacagataATGAAGAGCCCAGCACACAGACATTAATCAGTTAATTAATGAAATGAGAAGTAATAAGTGTGCTTCATGTAAAGATGACTGAGCATAATAGTAACATGTCCAAAACTGTGgaaacacaatataaaatcaAAACAGAGCAGTTGCAGCtttagttttattcattttatgtttgttttcgCCACGTGTTATGATCTTATGCTGTGAGTCAGAGTAGTTCTGagatttttaaaatcttttgtcttgtttttcagTTCACtgagtgtttgttgtttcattCTCCCCAAactcatattttgtttttttcctccacagctgTCTTGCAGGAACCGAAAATGAGAAACATGAGAATGAAGTAGACCTTTTTGACGCCATTGATGAAAATGTACGTCACAGTCTGAATCATTGCTTTGATTACTGTTGGTTTATGATATTGTAAATAATTATTTGCACAACATTGTGAATGAGATTGATCTCACACTGCTGTTATCTCTCCGCCTCAATGTAGGATtccaaacacaaatgcacaggTCGCTCAGTGATGTGTTACTTAAAAAAAGTGCAGCCGGGAAAGCCGTGGCCGAGGCTAACAAAAGACAAGGTTAAGGTACGTAGTCAATCATTGAATGTAATGGACAATTGTAGCATACATTTCAAATGCAAATGGTTTCCAGAAAGATTCAGTTAGATTTGCATCTGATTCCTATAACGTGAGACACTGatattgttttcacagctgAGTTGGCTCAGTGTTGACTTCAGCAACTGGAGAGACTGGGAGGACGACTCAGATGAGGAGATGGTCAACTCCAACCCACTCTCAGATGTAAGCACCCTAATAAACAGAGATTAAAGAATTCATTGTCACTGTTTTAAACGTAACAAAGAGCGTTTTCTAGACTGATGTTTCAGCTTCAGCATTCTTGATCAAAATTACAAACACTCTAAAAATGCACAAGGCCCAAAATGTCTGACAAGCTTATGTGAATATGGGTATAAGACAATATTAAGATATAATGTAATGACTTATAATTAGTTGGTAGCATTTGCATGCCTtctattaaaattgtatttcatATTAGTCCAAATTGTACAATTATGTATATCTTTTACTATAACAACTGactagtaaaataaaaatgaatatacaATTCCTTAAAGATTGATTTATGAACCTCAACTAAACCTAAATATGGAAAAGATATTAGGTTTTCCATTTGAGAAAGTGACTTTGCTCTAATACTGTTGGTGTCCTATTACAGCTGATGAACAAcatgggaggagaggaagacctTGATCTCGAAGGTCCAGAGGAGGTAAgaatctttttactttgaattTGAAGCACTAGTGATAATCAcaagtaaaaaataaagcatttgaTATTCAGTGTCAATAATTGTTCTTGTTGAAACATTGATCAGATGAGTATTCAACCTTCtacctttttgtctttttaggATGAGTCTGCAGATAGCGATGATGAAAGTAAGTAATGCATCAAATTCTAGCTATTCATAATGGTGACAATACAAGATTTATAAATAAGTGCTTTCGTGAGTGTAAgactgttttttctttcactttcagaAATGCCAGATTTGGAATAAAAGACAGACTCTGGAAAGAAAATGGTAGAACAGTTGGCAAGAGGAATCTTAAACAAATGTATATCTAAAATTGAAGGCAGTGACAAACAACTGTACATATGAGTCAGTAGTCATATTTAAAACCATATTCTCTGCTCCAAACTCATGACCGATCAGTCCACTGAAGGTTGATATGCATGGTATTGTACAGAGCAGCTATCTCCACTTCCATTTGCTGTACTGCACCTTTTCGGGTATCTTGTTTTACTGTTAAATATTACAACCAAGCACACATTATTTGTTGGAAAAGTTGTGTAGTTGTCCTCAACTGAGCAATATGTGTTTCAAAAGaggtaaaacattttgttttcaaattaaTTGTGGTTTGAAATAATTAGGCCAACCCATTCCAAATGTTGTGGATTTAAGTTAGTAGACTGGTGTTGTTTTCTCATGGTTTAAGTCAAACACTAGATGTGTGCATCAAAAGAATTAGTTCCATTGATTTATCGACTTGGTTCCTCCAAAGCCTTCCATGTGATGTGAATTAGATATCCAGGAAGCCAGTCTCTGTTTCTGTAGCTTAACCTTCCAGCTTACATGTTTCCCTTTACTTATCGTTTCTGAAACCATTGCAGAAACATTTGCATCTTCCCAGTGGTCACCTGCGTGCTAATCTGAATGAATCTCACAAATTATGTATCTTGACAGTTCTTCTCTCCATACCCACACGACACACTATCATGTTGGACAGCAGAAACAAGTGGACATGATTTGAAGCTGTTAAAAGAAGCTTGAGGTTCATTCAACTTTATGTGGTTTGTTGCTATTCTCCAGGTTCTTTCCATGTTCATCTAGTATAGATCCCCCCCCTCGTTGGTGAGGACGTGTTGCAACGATGTGGTGCCGTGTAATGACCAAATTTAATTTGCactgtcaaataaaatgtaaggGGAGACTA encodes:
- the LOC133004785 gene encoding proteoglycan 4-like; the encoded protein is MSASSSSPTSPKSTPSTPLSPVTSPLAASPASSTAHHSNRSTPKVVKAGKQGKPKKGEAFVPAPQECKVTAAEAPLAEAKHAPVETKKPSPAAFKVTSKPAVAAPVSFSETLPSSPPKPFEVKVASSKTVTAAAADEMPELIPSEKSIQMPVIVPLVEKPAPVEAKPAPVEAAKPAAEAKPAPVEASKPAVEAKPAPVEAAKPAVEAKPAPVEAAKPAPVEASKPAVEAKPVPVEVKPAVKAKPAPVEAAKPAVEAKPVPVEVKPAVEAKPAPVEAAKPAVEAKPAPVEVKPAVEAKPAPVEAAKPAVETKPAPVEAAKPAVEAKPAPVEAAKPAVEDKPAPVKDVKPAAEAKPITEEVPKQVKEIKAAPAEVLKPDVKPAPVEVVKPVAEPKPAAAEVTKQAPVKDAKLETVVKLVEVKAAPEEVAKPAKPAAETSPAPLKPAIAEPAVPAPAPRKLTFAEALAKPVPVKPEVEKINTISEPISSPKPAPTPAKTPAKLEPEIKDKGIFFFLSFCASIFPTVTATWHLLQYLDMSFSKVMTKKRVRVRKFFYALNNEVLYSCHNEWSYFGGKFVL
- the LOC133004786 gene encoding nascent polypeptide-associated complex subunit alpha translates to MPGEATETVPVTEQEMQQPQVETGSGTESDSDDSVPDLEEQDSAQTQTQQAQLAAAAEIDEEPVSKAKQSRSEKKARKAMSKLGLRQVTGVTRVTIRKSKNILFVITKPDVYKSPASDTYIVFGEAKIEDLSQQAQLAAAEKFKVQGEAVSNIQENTQTPTVQEESEEEEVDETGVEVKDIELVMSQANVSRAKAVRALKNNNNDIVNAIMELTM
- the LOC133004755 gene encoding prostaglandin E synthase 3-like; translated protein: MHPATAKWYDRRDAVFIEFCVADSKDVKVTFDKAKFGFTCLAGTENEKHENEVDLFDAIDENDSKHKCTGRSVMCYLKKVQPGKPWPRLTKDKVKLSWLSVDFSNWRDWEDDSDEEMVNSNPLSDLMNNMGGEEDLDLEGPEEDESADSDDEKMPDLE